Proteins co-encoded in one Pseudobdellovibrionaceae bacterium genomic window:
- a CDS encoding LysR family transcriptional regulator: MLNLYQLQSFVTVISEGSMTGAADKLYLTQPAISQQIRNLEEELGVELLVRGVRVIKPTLQGEILFDFAKRILQQAAQAEVAVKALGAELKGQLKVGTLNSMGVQLMSPIVSRLLKYNSKLSIVIDYGEGPDLIQAFNRKDLDLLILPEVEKQFGLTLPDAEKRFLFKEEMWLVGSGKDMDMPKQIQVAEMSKYPLIFFSREYPDFNRRLLEVLKANNVEVEPTFISPNVGTLKRVIESALGWGFLPSSSIKKQVRSGRMNRVDVKDFSYELEFQFYTHQGMTQTSLSDVFYQALLQQERA, encoded by the coding sequence ATGCTCAACCTTTACCAACTTCAATCTTTCGTGACCGTGATCTCGGAAGGAAGCATGACCGGCGCCGCGGATAAGCTTTATCTGACCCAGCCGGCCATCAGTCAGCAAATTCGAAATTTGGAAGAAGAGTTGGGTGTCGAACTTCTGGTCCGCGGCGTGCGCGTCATTAAGCCCACCCTGCAGGGCGAAATCCTTTTCGATTTCGCGAAACGTATTCTGCAGCAAGCGGCGCAAGCCGAAGTGGCGGTCAAGGCCCTCGGGGCGGAGCTGAAAGGTCAGCTCAAGGTCGGCACGTTGAACTCCATGGGCGTTCAGCTGATGAGCCCTATCGTCAGTCGCCTCTTGAAGTACAACTCGAAACTTTCCATCGTCATCGACTACGGCGAAGGTCCCGACCTGATCCAAGCGTTCAACCGCAAAGATCTGGATCTGCTGATTCTGCCCGAAGTCGAAAAACAATTCGGTCTGACCTTGCCCGACGCCGAGAAGCGCTTCTTGTTCAAAGAAGAGATGTGGCTCGTCGGTTCGGGGAAAGACATGGACATGCCGAAGCAGATCCAGGTCGCCGAGATGAGCAAATACCCGCTGATTTTTTTCAGCCGTGAGTATCCCGACTTCAATCGTCGTTTGCTGGAAGTCTTGAAAGCGAACAACGTCGAGGTCGAGCCCACCTTCATCTCGCCGAACGTCGGCACGCTGAAGCGCGTGATCGAGTCGGCGTTGGGCTGGGGCTTTCTGCCGTCGAGCTCGATCAAAAAGCAAGTGCGTTCGGGCCGCATGAACCGCGTGGACGTGAAGGATTTCAGCTACGAGCTGGAATTCCAGTTCTACACCCACCAGGGCATGACCCAAACCTCGCTGTCGGACGTCTTCTACCAAGCGCTCTTGCAACAAGAGCGCGCGTAA